A genomic segment from Glycine soja cultivar W05 chromosome 20, ASM419377v2, whole genome shotgun sequence encodes:
- the LOC114402752 gene encoding RING-H2 finger protein ATL16-like, producing MQYIPISKRTLFLSVESTMDFVSQRHLLHSMQQAHSPCTTPLSDVTNPSPYNYSFLVILVIGMMFTAFFLIGYYILVVKCCLNWPHVDHVRIFSLSRSHEDPSAPYSTASEPRGLEEAVIKLIPVIQFKPEEGERSFSECSVCLSEFQQDEKLRVIPNCSHVFHIDCIDVWLQNNAYCPLCRRTVSLTSQVHHHVDQVNLLLTPRLSPQGQSQNNENLIGAAEDEGGFVVIDLDGEHDRDQNLQERQELPTCRIISLSSQMKLLEEKKARKLQKVTSLGDECIGVRSKDERLSVQAMRRSFSMDSSVDRKFYEAVQEALQQPQQQNGNVLEVSTIEACDGSGRVKRSFFSFGHGSRSRSAVLPETPDFFI from the coding sequence ATGCAATATATTCCAATATCTAAGAGAACCCTTTTTTTGTCTGTAGAATCTACTATGGATTTTGTGAGCCAAAGGCACCTACTGCATTCTATGCAACAAGCTCATTCCCCGTGCACAACTCCCCTTAGTGATGTGACTAATCCTTCTCCATATAATTATTCCTTCTTAGTAATCCTTGTGATTGGAATGATGTTTACAGCTTTCTTCCTTATAGGCTACTACATATTAGTTGTCAAGTGCTGCCTCAATTGGCCCCATGTTGATCATGTAAGAATTTTTTCTCTATCTAGGTCTCATGAAGACCCATCTGCACCATACTCAACAGCATCTGAGCCTAGAGGGCTAGAGGAAGCAGTGATCAAATTAATTCCAGTGATTCAATTTAAGCCAGAAGAAGGTGAAAGAAGCTTTAGTGAGTGTTCAGTTTGCTTGAGTGAGTTTCAGCAAGACGAGAAGCTGAGGGTTATACCAAACTGTAGCCATGTCTTTCACATTGATTGCATAGATGTTTGGCTTCAGAACAATGCTTATTGCCCTCTTTGTAGAAGAACTGTTTCCTTGACAAGCCAAGTCCACCATCATGTAGACCAAGTCAACCTTCTTCTCACTCCAAGGCTTTCCCCTCAAGGTCAAAGCCAAAACAATGAAAACCTCATTGGTGCTGCTGAGGATGAAGGAGGTTTTGTTGTGATTGATTTGGATGGTGAACATGATAGAGACCAAAACTTGCAAGAAAGACAAGAGTTACCAACATGTCGTATTATTAGTCTTTCTTCACAAATGAAGCTATTGGAGGAGAAGAAAGCAAGGAAGCTTCAAAAAGTGACAAGTTTGGGAGATGAGTGTATAGGTGTTAGATCCAAAGATGAAAGGTTATCAGTTCAAGCCATGAGAAGGTCCTTTTCCATGGACTCATCGGTGGATAGAAAGTTTTATGAGGCAGTTCAAGAGGCTTTACAACAACCACAACAACAAAATGGGAATGTTCTTGAGGTCAGCACAATTGAAGCTTGTGATGGTAGTGGTAGAGTTAAGAGatcattcttttcttttggaCATGGAAGCAGATCAAGAAGTGCTGTACTACCTGAGACccctgatttttttatttaa